One part of the Trichomycterus rosablanca isolate fTriRos1 chromosome 25, fTriRos1.hap1, whole genome shotgun sequence genome encodes these proteins:
- the LOC134302697 gene encoding voltage-dependent calcium channel beta subunit-associated regulatory protein produces MSDEPPLQTSLTENATDVPVASARQENYALLLVMLSMFAGGTLVLLSVLLICCHRCCQSGRRYSRASDDLEKTNTTYVEESQPTQDITIRMESADTLASSSCHGEADTERFQSAVYTGRRVSFNEAAMYEQNKKDQEKGRRYTLTEGDFHHLKKARLTHLHIPTPALNILTIMECDSPKNSITLREQHHKPSISIFQTGESTPPENPSCALPGDTLNSVLDTSFSSITCEGSSETPRSRTMDGMGSAGLRMEGDHVFSPAAEPHETAIGVGGSSSGQGSMLHFLSRLRRHASLEGASPYFTIKKWKLHSRNRAASLDMRGSPRRRAFQRQRAASETLDQAEEDSQQQVANGGRDFLLCALSNHPNTEPPRRLSARSLETSSVSCSMPPAPLSRLEVKAVLEVNPGAEDSRAQIEQKIPQSIRSQVKNEVEENGENNEHILGATGGEGISHEGTLEFGLMTRQESLDHPNMYRDIWNLRASLEQYASSDLSSNDRDSTRSDADSVSSLGGPGASRTGLTSYQSQDIDDDIDEDNELPYDDVIREGSSRRNGRNSVDSERGADSEAGSRKLLQMDSGYASIEAPCKAPEELRLFGSNPGKTASERRRFFTNSGRKETVCESFETRLFKEELEEEASEGSISTESEAPSTVPQSEPSTLVRDTPELQAQTKARKHFRRRDYSIDERTEALFNEFLRHDPQFDQQSSPLLRHRHRSRIHLRKQWQRTKQYSDPGGARYSLERQRSYTLRRGDSANYPLDTRYHSTLPRIASAADEEVSEGATNESTESPEEQGSGPAPEDNSNNSSNNTSPRLKSAIEGHPIMLFSTPSQDNAMDSFGILEDCGTATGHSQWHTHMDADIQNPENIYHFEKDTIDKNYMHSVVDTSPSNKLVSNLDDWLYTSLRKTQSSQECMVSVTHVSPDHNQD; encoded by the exons gatgtaCCGGTGGCCTCAGCTAGGCAGGAGAACTATGCGCTGCTGTTGGTGATGCTGTCTATGTTTGCTGGAGGAACACTGGTCCTGCTCTCTGTCCTCCTCATCTGCTGCCATCGCTGCTGTCAGAGTGGACGCCGTTACTCCAG AGCGAGTGATGATCTGGAGAAAACCAACACCACATATGTGGAGGAAAGTCAGCCTACTCAAG ATATTACCATCAGGATGGAGAGTGCAGACACTCTGGCCTCCTCCAGCTGTCACGGTGAAGCAGACACAGAACGATTCCAGTCCGCGGTGTACACGGGCCGGCGTGTTTCCTTCAACGAGGCGGCTATGTACGAGCAGAACAAGAAGGACCAGGAAAAAGGTCGAAG GTATACTCTTACAGAGGGTGACTTCCACCATCTGAAAAAGGCTCGTTTGACCCACCTACACATCCCCACTCCAGCGCTAAACATCCTGACCATCATGGAGTGTGATTCACCAAAGAATAGCATCACCCTGCGAGAACAGCATCACAAACCTTCCATTTCTATATTTCAG ACTGGTGAGAGTACCCCACCTGAGAACCCAAGTTGTGCACTGCCTGGAGACACGCTAAACTCTGTACTAGACACCAGTTTTTCTTCCATAACTTGTGAAGGCAGCTCTGAAACACCAAGATCAAGGACA ATGGACGGGATGGGAAGTGCTGGTTTAAGGATGGAGGGTGACCATGTGTTCAGCCCAGCAGCAGAACCACATGAAACAGCTATAGGAGTAGGTGGCTCGTCTTCAGGGCAGGGCAGCATGCTTCACTTTTTGTCCCGACTGAGGCGCCATGCAAGTCTGGAAGGAGCCAGCCCGTACTTTACCATCAAAAAGTGGAAGTTACATAGCAGGAACAGAGCAGCCAGTCTGGACATGAGAG GTTCTCCTAGGAGGAGAGCATTTCAGAGGCAAAGGGCAGCAAGTGAGACTCTAGATCAGGCGGAGGAGGATTCCCAGCAGCAAGTGGCAAACGGAGGAAGGGATTTTTTGTTGTGTGCCCTTTCCAATCACCCAAACACTGAACCCCCAAGACGACTCTCAGCCAGATCCTTGGAAACATCAAGTGTAAGCTGTTCGATGCCGCCAGCCCCACTCAGCAG ATTAGAGGTGAAGGCTGTTTTGGAGGTCAACCCTGGAGCTGAAGACAGCCGGGCTCAAATAGAACAAAAGATCCCGCAGTCCATTAGGTCTCAGGTGAAAAATGAAGTAGAAGAAAATGGGGAGAATAATGAGCACATATTAGGAGCAACAGGAGGTGAAGGCATTAGCCATGAAGGAACTTTGGAGTTTGGTTTGATGACAAGACAGGAGAGCCTAGATCATCCCAACATGTACCGGGACATCTGGAACCTACGTGCATCACTGGAACAGTATGCGTCCTCAGACCTTAGCAGCAATGACAGAGACTCCACACGTAGTGATGCTGACAGTGTCTCTTCGCTAGGAGGCCCTGGTGCCTCTAGAACAGGCTTGACAAGTTACCAATCACAAGACATCGATGATGACATTGACGAGGATAACGAGCTGCCATATGATGACGTGATTAGAGAAGGAAGTAGTAGGCGGAATGGCAGGAATAGCGTGGATTCGGAGAGAGGCGCCGACAGTGAAGCTGGAAGCCGGAAGCTTCTGCAGATGGACAGCGGCTACGCTTCCATCGAGGCTCCATGCAAGGCACCTGAGGAACTGCGCCTGTTTGGGAGCAATCCTGGTAAGACAGCATCAGAACGTCGTCGATTCTTCACTAATTCTGGCCGGAAGGAGACGGTCTGTGAGAGTTTTGAGACTCGGCTGTTTAAAGAGGAGTTGGAAGAAGAGGCATCGGAAGGCAGCATTAGCACAGAGTCAGAGGCTCCTTCTACTGTACCACAAAGTGAACCAAGCACCTTAGTCAGAGACACGCCCGAACTACAGGCTCAAACCAAAGCCAGGAAACACTTCCGTCGCAGAGACTACAGCATTGATGAAAGGACAGAGGCACTTTTTAATGAATTCCTACGTCACGATCCTCAGTTTGATCAGCAAAGTTCACCTTTGCTGCGCCACCGGCATCGCTCACGGATTCACCTGCGCAAGCAGTGGCAACGCACCAAGCAGTACAGCGACCCTGGAGGTGCACGATACTCCCTGGAGCGACAGCGTAGCTACACTTTGCGGAGGGGTGACAGTGCCAATTACCCACTGGATACACGATACCACAGTACCCTTCCACGTATTGCTAGTGCTGCAGACGAGGAGGTCAGCGAGGGAGCAACCAATGAAAGCACAGAATCACCAGAAGAACAAGGCTCTGGTCCGGCACCTGAGgacaactcaaacaacagcagtaACAATACTAGTCCTCGACTTAAGTCAGCAATAGAGGGGCATCCCATCATGCTGTTTTCTACCCCTTCACAAGACAATGCCATGGATAGTTTTGGGATACTGGAAGACTGTGGTACTGCTACAGGACATAGCCAATGGCACACACATATGGATGCTGACATTCAGAATCCAGAAAATATATATCACTTCGAGAAGGACACTATAGACAAAAACTACATGCATAGTGTAGTGGACACCAGCCCATCAAATAAACTGGTAAGCAATCTAGATGATTGGCTGTACACCAGCCTGAGGAAGACTCAAAGCAGTCAGGAGTGCATGGTATCCGTGACCCACGTCTCTCCAGATCATAACCAGGACTAA